The following nucleotide sequence is from Portunus trituberculatus isolate SZX2019 chromosome 6, ASM1759143v1, whole genome shotgun sequence.
TTTCcaattatctttatctttcataattcaatcttctcattttctgtctTATTTCACAATCATCCTTATCTCTGAGTCTTCATCTTTCACACTTCAATcatctcattcttttatttcatgttcatTCTTATCTGAGTCTCCTCCAATCCTTCCACTATTCCCTCAACATCTAatcatcttcctttaccttctcttatCACCACAAtcaactcttctcttcctctaatcACTTACTTTTATCTACTGAATGCTTCCCTGTCTCTCATTACTCACAAGATCCTACACTGGCAAACAAACAGCTGTCTATCTATAAAAGTTCAATGAAAACCTACAAGAAAGTCAAAGCtacaataaataaaccaataacaTTAGCaacacataaacaacaacagagCGTCATAAATAACAGTTTTGACACAAATCATGAACTGAAAACAAAGTGAACacaattaatttctctcttcttccatccatccactctGTTTACatgttcatttccttcacaaTATCCATCTTTTCCAGCCGTTCATCAGCACTACAAAGTTCCGATCACCTTCCACCGAGTCTTAATCAACCACCACATTCACCGTCACTTCACTGCACAAAGAATTCCACTGATGTAttcacttcatttcattttcctttagttttgcTTCCCTGTCATCATCACCTGTGTTACTTTGCTGCAGTGGTGAGGTGGTCCAACACTGAGCACTGGGCCTTCCTGCAGCCTGCCCTCATGACACCTAAATGAATACTGACCCTGAAAATTGcttaaaaaaagggaagggggaCACATTGGTCTAATAAcctgtgaagaaaaagaaatatactaaACATTTCTTCCTCAATTGCTTCCTTCCAGTgttaattcattattttttcatctaccAGTCTAAGGAAACTCACTTTTAttagttgttttcttttcatgtttatcctcatctttcctttttaattccttgtggtggtggagtgtcaATCAAGTCACCAGTAATTTCACCATCGTATTGCACTGtccactgtcaccacacacaaacatgagCAGGGTATCACTGTCACTCTTCACTGCACagtctccaccacacacacacaccacctcctgctctgtgcatgtgtgtgtgtgtgtgtgtgtgtatgtttaagtCTCTAGCATCATTGTAGCTGAGTGCTGAAAGAGAACCCTGAAAGAGATGCAGATGTTAAGCAGCTAACAAGACGCTGCTGCTCAGAATATCAATTAAAGATTATcaaatacacttaaaaaaaataaggtgggTTTTACATGGTGGGCGAGTGCAAAGCAGGGAAaaatatttgtacatttgaatGCAtacggaaaaatatatatatgtatcttaTCTATCTGCTATTCTAACGCTCATTGTGAAACTTGTGACATCGCTAATGTGTACATCTAAATATCACTACATGGACAGTTCtcaatccttttttctttcattttttttcttttcacttttttttttttttttttttcatttttctacactgattgtctttttttttaattagtgaCACTTAGAAGGAACTTTTAGTCTCTTTCACActagttttccttcctctatctctctctatctccatctttattctctctctctcttttatcgtcTTGTAGCACCatgttgcttcttcttcttcttcttatgtttctgtggccttcctgcattctcttccctttcctctctccttttcttcctcctctttcttctcttcctgcctccttcctgTGGCTGactctgcttcttcctctgtcCTCCCTCAgactcacttccctcactttcttctgagtccttccctctcttcaccgtttcctcctcctcttcctcctcctcctcatccctatCCCGGCTATCCTCCCACTGCCTCCTGCCCCTGTGGTCCCTCCTCCCCCTGGGGTTGGCCTGGGGGAGTGTCAGggcagtggaggtggagggggtaaGATGAggatcctttttccttcttcctctggttAATCTTGCAGTCACAGGAACCCTTGGGCTGGTCCTTCCCCGGGGGCTTGTCCTGCCATTCTCCGCCTCTCTAGGACGTCGAAAGCTGAGGCGCTCCTTGATGGACACCTCCCTGCGCTCCATGTCCGCCCTCAGCCCTTGGTTCCTCCAGTGGGGATCAcctgcaggaggggaaggcgtgGGGGTGTGAGGGGGCCTGGAGTGTGTTGGTCTTTCCTTGGAGGGGTCACGAACTACAGTGCTTAAAATTCttgcgcttcctcctcctcctcctcctcctcctcctcctcttcctcttcctcctcctcctcctcttcctccttctccttctcttccctctctttctcttcctcggtTTATTGAAGTGGTGGTTcgctgtgcttctctctctcgttctctctccctctctttctctcgtcttgCTGCCTCGCTTTCCTCTCTGTCCTGTCGTATTCTCTCCCTCAGCTGTGCTCCGGGGTCATACTCCTCCCGCCGTGGCCTCTCCTCTCGCGACCTTTCCTCCAgtgcctccatcctcctcctttctgctggtggtggtggaggaggtggaggaggaggaggaggtgttctctctctatctctgtctctctcccggCCTTTTCTCTGGCATTCGTAGCTCCCATGTGGCcagtcacctcttcctcttcctcttcctcttcctctaaagGGCTCCTCCAGactacctcctctctcctcctccttcctcctcctctcactcctcgtcccttcctcctcctcctcctccttcttgtccttccgcctctcctcctcctggctccTCCCGTCGATCTTCCTCCGATCTTCCTCCaggctcctcctcccctcttgtttcctacgctcctcctcctcctcccccctccgtccctccctctccgccaCACTCTCAAAGTACTtgaggtagaggtggtggtacgGGTCCTGAGTGGGGGGGCGAGGCGGGGGGTACCTCCACCCACCCCGATCACCCCTAAAGCTGCCCCAGCGCCCCCGGTACCCCCTGCGCCCCCGGTAGCCTCTcggggggtagtggtggtggggtggggggtagtggtggtggtagctcatatagtcttcctcttcttcctcctcctctccgtaaTACTCCTCCtgatacctcctcctctcctcctcctccgggtcACTGGACAACTCAAGGTCACTCTCTCGAAGGTCATCATagttaattttctcctcctttctccgttcatcctcctcctcctctctctcccgtctcttctcccttctcctcccctccaccgaCCTTTCCCTCCACCGACGCGACCTTGAACGCGACCTTGACCGGCTGCGTGACCTCGACTGCGACCCGCTTCCTGACCGCCGCGACCTTGACTTCCTGGAGGATGACCTAGATCGTGACCTTTTCGACTTCGACCTTGATCTGGATCGTGACCTTTTCGACCTTGACCTTGACCTCTTGGACTTGGAGCGCGACCTTGACCTTGATCTTGACCTTGACTTAGATCGCGACCCCTTGGAATGAGACTGCGACCTGGACTTGGAGTGTGACCTTTTTGACCTCGATCTTTTTGACCTTGACCTCTTTGACctcgatcttgatcttgaccttGACCTGGACCTAgaccttgatcttgatcttgacctGGAATGTGACCTTTTGGACCTTGACCTCTTTGACCTGGACCTGGAGTGTGACCTTGACCTTGACCTCCTTGACCTTGACCTCCGTGACCTTGACCTTCGCCGTGACCTTGACCTGGAGCGTGACCTTGACCCTGAATcaccaccctcccctctcttgtACCATGTGGTTGGCTTGGCAGGGTCCTTCTCCAGAGGGAACTTACCACCCCACCCCCCACGGTAACTCCCCCGCCCCCCTCTGTCC
It contains:
- the LOC123516762 gene encoding LOW QUALITY PROTEIN: serine/arginine repetitive matrix protein 2-like (The sequence of the model RefSeq protein was modified relative to this genomic sequence to represent the inferred CDS: inserted 1 base in 1 codon) — translated: MDKAYPVRSVQACTDTSDCQEMSRTSGLYLKPVARLSITVTLPQLKSGQSISNWEVMERLRSAITPKEFTVIKVTKSTLEFLRFDXEIENKRDLTLVIGKIDQKGIKLSGFSELLKIRAVEAKTSFPMRHDWESFFRDAKHMNEMKPGERPDTVHFQDLPCRWFSHLNDPTPDLPNLYVMGKVMGSFGEVRAVDIPICDPYRRSMPSSISGLHAPPAFGQGGVFEAYVQFKEYIGFAKCMHALQGKKLVYMDGDGKAWSTCIKVDFDRTKHMSEYSIKKRAAERDKLKAAEREREEKLRRKKEMEEMKLEAERMRMEEEQRLKEEQKEAKRKEKEARRKNREEKRRRKRLMKEEERLKKEEEEEEERLGRKIVLEEKKLLQAQRKLESIRLLDELFERIKVVKQKEVAQRREEELYQAVDKENTKAKKKELKEHRRQERLASKERVLRDKLVHSYKLREEERMAEQRERVRLAVQGKDQLHTSISAASLSSISSATSEGDLNAVSSSSSSSSSSSSSSDSDSSSTTSSGGVGLSKNQFGGPLRVEQDAAAAVAAAAAAGVKGPYEAEQGWGQQEAPYPPYFDSHYPYEEWDDYGWRGRGWGGRWRYPRGPWRGRGFRDRGRGFRDRGGRGSYRGGWGGKFPLEKDPAKPTTWYKRGEGGDSGSRSRSRSRSRRRSRSRRSRSRRSRSRSHSRSRSKRSRSKRSHSRSRSRSRSRSRSRSRSRSRSKRSRSKRSRSKRSHSKSRSQSHSKGSRSKSRSRSRSRSRSKSKRSRSRSKRSRSRSRSKSKRSRSRSSSRKSRSRRSGSGSQSRSRSRSRSRSRSRRWRERSVEGRRREKRREREEEEDERRKEEKINYDDLRESDLELSSDPEEEERRRYQEEYYGEEEEEEEDYMSYHHHYPPPHHHYPPRGYRGRRGYRGRWGSFRGDRGGWRYPPPRPPTQDPYHHLYLKYFESVAEREGRRGEEEEERRKQEGRRSLEEDRRKIDGRSQEEERRKDKKEEEEEEGTRSERRRKEEERGGSLEEPFRGRGRGRGRGDWPHGSYECQRKGRERDRDRERTPPPPPPPPPPPPAERRRMEALEERSREERPRREEYDPGAQLRERIRQDREESEAARREKEREREREREAQRTTTSINRGREREGREGEGGRGGGGGRGRGGGGGGGGGGSARILSTVVRDPSKERPTHSRPPHTPTPSPPAGDPHWRNQGLRADMERREVSIKERLSFRRPREAENGRTSPRGRTSPRVPVTARLTRGRRKKDPHLTPSTSTALTLPQANPRGRRDHRGRRQWEDSRDRDEEEEEEEEETVKRGKDSEESEGSESEGGQRKKQSQPQEGGRKRRKRRKKRREEREENAGRPQKHKKKKKKQHGATRR